The nucleotide window CGGTCAGGGCTGAGGACGACGCCATCGAGGCAGCCGACGATCGCCGGCAGCGGACGGATCGACGGCCACGCCGGCGCCGCGACGAGATCGTCGAGGCCGCCGCCGGTTACTTCGCCGAACACGGATATTCCAACGCCGGGATGCGCGACATCGCCCAGGCCGTCGGTATGCGAGGGGCGAGTCTCTACAACCACTTCCAGTCGAAAGAGGAGATCCTCTACGCCATCGCGCTGCGCATGACCGAGGACCCACAGGAGGACCTGCTGCTGCTCGATGCCGAGGGCGGTCCCGTCGAACGGCTGACGAACCTCATCGAGGCGCACGTCCGGCGACTGGCGCGACACCGGGTGGAACACCTTGTCGCCCTCCGGGAGCTGTCGGCGCTGACGCCCGAGCACCGACGCGTGGTCACCGACTATCGCAAGTACTACCAGCGTCGTATGCGCGATGTCATCGACGCCGGTGCACGGATGGGGCTGTTCGAGGTTCGCGACCCGCACCGATCCGCGGTCGCGGTGCTGGACCTGATGAACGGGATCAGCTGGTGGCTCAACGACTCCCACGATGTCGACCAGCTGGCAC belongs to Gordonia sp. KTR9 and includes:
- a CDS encoding TetR/AcrR family transcriptional regulator; the protein is MEPVRAEDDAIEAADDRRQRTDRRPRRRRDEIVEAAAGYFAEHGYSNAGMRDIAQAVGMRGASLYNHFQSKEEILYAIALRMTEDPQEDLLLLDAEGGPVERLTNLIEAHVRRLARHRVEHLVALRELSALTPEHRRVVTDYRKYYQRRMRDVIDAGARMGLFEVRDPHRSAVAVLDLMNGISWWLNDSHDVDQLARDYVDFTIGGVLHHRPTS